In Streptomyces sp. NBC_00306, a single genomic region encodes these proteins:
- a CDS encoding alkaline phosphatase D family protein produces MAGLRLGPLLRFVDWEAGGTATVWVEADRACTAEVRCADGAGGSAPTFRVADHFYALVLVTGLTPGTTTEYEVLLDGDRVWPLEHSAFPPSTITSPEAGSTAVTVSFGSCRWAAPAAEDHDPVGPDALDTLASRLATAPASERPDVLLLLGDQVYADETSESTREWLAKRRDLDQPPGAEVTDYEEYTHLYDESWLDPDVRWLLSTVPNCMIFDDHDLIDDWNTSAAWVSDMRTTDWWQKRVTSGLMSYWVYQHLGNLTPAELETDETYAAVRSSPDGTEELRAFATKADTDPACVRWSYRRDFGRTRLLMVDSRAARVLEEKSRAMLDPGEAAWVREQALDRKGSYDHLLVGTSLPWLLPPLIHDAESWNAALCRGERGERWARIGEKLRRAADLEHWAAFPDSFEEMARLFAETGTGEGAPATVCVLSGDVHHAYVAEPDWRGKPGPDAHVVQLTCSPVHNSVPRSMRFGFRFGWSRLGRRLGHALARHGRTGRPPVHWDRTGGPWFGNQLMTLHLRGRAAHLRLDQAQMGDGGVGARLVTVDERELTTARDPSHSTG; encoded by the coding sequence ATGGCAGGGCTGCGTTTGGGACCGTTGCTGCGGTTCGTCGACTGGGAGGCGGGTGGCACGGCGACGGTCTGGGTCGAGGCCGACCGGGCCTGCACGGCAGAGGTCCGCTGCGCGGACGGTGCCGGCGGCTCCGCGCCCACGTTCCGGGTCGCCGATCACTTCTACGCCCTGGTGCTGGTGACCGGCCTCACCCCGGGCACGACCACGGAGTACGAGGTACTGCTCGACGGCGACCGCGTCTGGCCGCTGGAGCACTCGGCCTTCCCGCCGAGCACCATCACCAGCCCCGAGGCCGGCTCCACGGCCGTGACCGTCTCCTTCGGCTCCTGCCGCTGGGCGGCCCCGGCGGCCGAGGACCACGACCCGGTGGGCCCCGACGCCCTCGACACCCTGGCGTCCCGGCTGGCCACCGCCCCGGCCTCCGAGCGCCCCGACGTCCTGCTGCTCCTCGGTGACCAGGTGTACGCGGACGAGACCTCCGAGAGCACCAGGGAGTGGCTGGCGAAGCGGCGCGATCTCGACCAGCCGCCCGGCGCCGAGGTCACGGACTACGAGGAGTACACCCACCTCTACGACGAGTCCTGGCTCGACCCCGATGTGCGCTGGCTGCTGTCCACCGTCCCGAACTGCATGATCTTCGACGACCACGACCTGATCGACGACTGGAACACCAGCGCCGCCTGGGTGTCCGACATGCGCACCACCGACTGGTGGCAGAAGCGCGTCACCAGCGGATTGATGTCGTACTGGGTCTATCAGCACCTCGGCAATCTCACGCCCGCCGAGCTGGAGACCGACGAGACGTACGCGGCCGTGCGTTCCTCGCCCGACGGCACCGAGGAGCTGCGGGCCTTCGCCACGAAGGCGGACACCGATCCGGCCTGTGTGCGCTGGAGTTACCGCCGCGACTTCGGCCGGACCAGACTGCTGATGGTCGACAGCCGCGCCGCCCGGGTCCTGGAGGAGAAGAGCCGCGCCATGCTGGACCCGGGTGAGGCCGCCTGGGTACGGGAACAGGCGCTGGACCGCAAGGGTTCGTACGACCATCTCCTCGTCGGCACCTCGCTGCCGTGGCTGCTGCCTCCGCTGATCCACGACGCCGAGAGCTGGAACGCGGCGCTGTGCCGCGGCGAGCGAGGCGAGCGCTGGGCGCGGATCGGCGAGAAGCTGCGCCGTGCGGCCGACCTGGAGCACTGGGCGGCCTTCCCCGACTCCTTCGAGGAGATGGCCCGGCTGTTCGCCGAGACCGGCACGGGCGAGGGCGCACCGGCGACGGTCTGTGTGCTGTCCGGCGATGTCCACCATGCCTACGTCGCCGAACCCGACTGGCGCGGCAAGCCCGGCCCGGACGCCCATGTGGTGCAGCTGACCTGCTCGCCCGTGCACAACTCCGTACCCCGGTCCATGAGGTTCGGATTCCGCTTCGGCTGGAGCCGGTTGGGGCGGCGGCTCGGTCATGCGCTGGCCCGCCACGGCCGGACGGGCCGTCCGCCGGTCCACTGGGACCGCACGGGCGGACCGTGGTTCGGCAATCAGCTGATGACACTGCACCTGCGTGGCCGGGCGGCCCATCTGCGCCTGGACCAGGCCCAGATGGGCGACGGCGGGGTGGGTGCGCGGCTGGTGACGGTCGACGAACGCGAGCTGACCACGGCCCGTGACCCTTCCCACAGCACAGGGTGA
- a CDS encoding antibiotic biosynthesis monooxygenase family protein, whose amino-acid sequence MASVVKINVLTVPAEQREVLEKRFASRAGAVEGADGFEWFELLRPLEGTDQYLVYTRWRDEASFQAWMEGSMKAAHGGGAQGGPQGQGGPQGEGGERPKPAATGSTLWSFEVVQSASPKA is encoded by the coding sequence GTGGCCAGTGTGGTGAAGATCAATGTGCTGACCGTCCCCGCCGAGCAGCGCGAAGTGCTCGAGAAGCGCTTCGCCTCCCGGGCCGGTGCGGTGGAGGGCGCGGACGGTTTCGAGTGGTTCGAGCTGCTGCGGCCGCTCGAAGGGACCGACCAGTACCTCGTGTACACGCGCTGGCGCGACGAGGCGTCGTTCCAGGCCTGGATGGAGGGCTCGATGAAGGCGGCCCACGGCGGCGGCGCGCAGGGCGGCCCTCAGGGTCAGGGCGGTCCGCAGGGTGAGGGCGGCGAGCGTCCGAAGCCCGCGGCCACCGGCTCCACGCTGTGGTCCTTCGAGGTGGTCCAGTCGGCCTCTCCCAAGGCCTGA
- a CDS encoding HAD-IA family hydrolase, with amino-acid sequence MPASTTPALTARALLLDMDGTLVNSDAVVERCWRRWATEHGLDPDEALKVVHGRQGYATMAVLLPDRPMEQNHADNRVMLAQETADTDGVIPVPGAPAFLAALTGLPHALVTSADEPLAQARMTAADLPMPPVRVTAERVGASKPDPEGFLKGAAELGFVAADCVAFEDSEAGIEAARAAGMRVVGVGPRAKSLSPDVWVEDLHGITVEWTLNGLIALSFTP; translated from the coding sequence ATGCCGGCCAGCACGACGCCCGCCCTGACCGCCCGCGCCCTCCTGCTGGACATGGACGGCACCCTCGTCAACTCGGACGCCGTAGTGGAGCGCTGCTGGCGCCGCTGGGCCACGGAGCACGGCCTGGACCCGGACGAGGCACTCAAGGTCGTCCACGGCCGCCAGGGCTACGCCACGATGGCGGTCCTGCTGCCGGACCGGCCCATGGAGCAGAACCACGCGGACAACCGCGTGATGCTCGCCCAGGAGACGGCGGACACGGACGGCGTGATCCCGGTCCCCGGCGCCCCCGCCTTCCTCGCCGCACTGACCGGCCTCCCGCACGCCCTGGTGACCTCGGCGGACGAGCCCCTGGCCCAGGCCCGCATGACGGCGGCGGACCTCCCGATGCCCCCGGTCCGCGTCACGGCGGAACGCGTCGGCGCGAGCAAGCCGGACCCGGAGGGCTTCCTGAAGGGCGCGGCGGAACTGGGCTTCGTCGCGGCGGACTGCGTGGCCTTCGAAGACTCCGAAGCGGGCATCGAGGCGGCCCGCGCGGCGGGCATGCGCGTGGTGGGCGTGGGCCCGAGGGCGAAGTCGCTGTCCCCGGACGTCTGGGTGGAGGACCTGCACGGCATCACGGTGGAGTGGACGCTGAACGGGCTGATAGCGCTGAGCTTCACGCCCTGA
- a CDS encoding FAD/NAD(P)-binding protein, translating to MSDVRDVWSTASPPRALVRAHAVAIVGAGPRGTSVLERLCASVPELRPGTPLTVHLVDPAPPGAGRVWRTDQPAELLMNTVASQVTVFTDASVGCEGPIRPGPSLFEWAAAHTDEDLGPDDYPTRACYGRYLEWAFRRAVAGAPESVTVRVHRARAVALADDRHSDEPDPPQTLALDDGTTLTGLSAVVLAQGHLPVVGRQTQAHLAEYASRHPRLRYVAPANPADIDLSGIEPGERVLLRGLGLNFFDHMALLTTGRGGAFVRDTSGTLVYRASGREPRLYAGSRRGVPYQARGDNAKGPSGRHEPLVLTAEVIAAFRDRAAASTPPDFLTEIWPLVAKEVETVHYEALLDAAPGFRSRFLAAPHGSAEEAAVLDEFGVPAAGRWSWERLSRPYAGERFGSPREHRAWLLAHLRQDAEQAALGNVAGPVKAALDVLRDLRNELRLIVDHAGLSGTSRRDHLDRWYTPLNAFLSIGPPRRRIEEMTALVEAGVLEVIGPRTAMGTADGRFTAHSPDVPGSAVTATTLIEARLPEPDLRRTSDALLSRLMMTGQCRPHAVDGYETGGLDVTRRPYRLVDRRGRAHPRRFALGVPTEGVHWVTAAGARPGVDSVTLADADAVARAALRTLPLREVRVRKEVRPNVELASID from the coding sequence TTGTCCGACGTACGCGACGTATGGTCCACCGCTTCGCCCCCTCGTGCCCTCGTCCGTGCCCACGCCGTCGCGATCGTCGGCGCGGGCCCCCGCGGCACGTCGGTCCTGGAGAGACTCTGCGCCTCGGTTCCGGAACTGAGGCCGGGGACACCGCTGACCGTCCATCTCGTCGACCCCGCGCCCCCGGGCGCCGGGCGCGTCTGGCGCACGGACCAGCCGGCGGAGCTCCTGATGAACACGGTCGCCTCCCAGGTGACGGTGTTCACGGACGCCAGCGTCGGCTGCGAGGGCCCGATACGCCCGGGGCCGAGCCTCTTCGAGTGGGCGGCCGCCCACACCGACGAGGATCTCGGCCCCGACGACTACCCCACGCGCGCCTGTTACGGCCGCTATCTGGAGTGGGCGTTCCGGCGCGCGGTCGCGGGTGCACCGGAGTCCGTGACGGTCCGGGTGCACCGGGCACGCGCGGTGGCACTGGCGGACGACCGGCACAGCGACGAGCCGGACCCGCCACAGACCCTGGCCCTGGACGACGGCACGACGCTCACCGGACTGAGCGCGGTGGTGCTCGCCCAGGGCCATCTGCCGGTCGTCGGACGGCAGACGCAGGCGCATCTCGCCGAGTACGCGTCCCGTCACCCGCGTCTGCGCTACGTCGCCCCCGCCAACCCGGCGGACATCGACCTCTCCGGCATCGAGCCCGGCGAGCGGGTGCTGCTGCGCGGCCTCGGCCTCAACTTCTTCGACCACATGGCCCTGTTGACGACCGGCCGGGGCGGCGCGTTCGTCCGCGACACCTCCGGAACGCTCGTCTACCGGGCCTCGGGCCGTGAGCCGCGGCTCTACGCGGGATCGCGGCGCGGGGTGCCGTACCAGGCACGCGGAGACAACGCCAAGGGCCCTTCCGGCCGTCATGAACCGCTCGTTCTCACGGCCGAGGTGATCGCCGCCTTCCGCGACCGTGCGGCCGCAAGCACTCCGCCGGACTTCCTCACCGAGATATGGCCGCTGGTGGCCAAGGAGGTGGAGACGGTCCACTACGAGGCGCTGCTCGACGCGGCCCCCGGCTTCCGGAGCCGTTTCCTCGCCGCGCCGCACGGGAGCGCCGAAGAGGCCGCCGTACTGGACGAGTTCGGCGTCCCGGCCGCCGGCCGCTGGTCGTGGGAGCGGCTGTCCCGCCCGTACGCGGGTGAACGGTTCGGCTCTCCGCGCGAGCACCGCGCCTGGCTGCTGGCCCATCTGCGGCAGGACGCGGAGCAGGCGGCCCTCGGCAACGTGGCCGGCCCGGTGAAGGCCGCGCTCGACGTCCTGCGGGATCTGCGCAACGAACTGCGCCTGATCGTGGACCACGCGGGCCTCTCCGGCACGTCCCGCCGCGATCATCTGGACCGCTGGTACACGCCGTTGAACGCCTTCCTCTCCATCGGGCCGCCGCGCCGGCGCATCGAGGAGATGACCGCGCTCGTGGAGGCGGGCGTGCTGGAGGTGATCGGCCCGCGGACGGCCATGGGCACGGCGGACGGGCGCTTCACGGCGCACTCCCCCGATGTCCCGGGCTCGGCGGTGACGGCGACGACGCTCATCGAGGCGCGGCTGCCGGAGCCCGATCTCCGGCGCACCAGCGACGCGTTGCTGAGCCGGCTGATGATGACGGGCCAGTGCCGGCCGCACGCGGTCGACGGCTACGAGACGGGCGGACTGGACGTCACCCGGCGTCCGTACCGCCTGGTGGACCGACGGGGGCGGGCGCACCCGAGGCGCTTCGCCCTCGGCGTGCCGACGGAGGGGGTGCACTGGGTGACGGCGGCCGGTGCGCGCCCCGGTGTGGACTCGGTGACGCTCGCCGACGCGGACGCCGTGGCCCGGGCCGCGCTGCGCACGTTGCCCCTACGTGAAGTTCGCGTGAGAAAAGAAGTCCGGCCGAATGTTGAACTTGCAAGCATTGATTAG
- a CDS encoding FAD-dependent oxidoreductase: protein MTQWDADAAVVGLGAWGASALWRLAGRGVDVIGFDRFTPGRAPGSSYGAGMFRLCCSENPALVPLARRSHALWSELEEASRKRLFVPSGGLLVGPEDGLVAGGALRAAREHDIDVRTFTARALRFQYPRHTGVPDHHIGVWEPTAGLLRAENAVRAALSLARTAGARVFADTRIVSVEPVTGGVLLHTAQRSVRVRQVVVTAGAWLAELVPGLPLETVRMPETWFRPLEDDGSFTLEEFPAFVRELDDGRVLRGSGSEGGDDVRLSLEDREVTAKPLDPDEIDRGVAYDDWSDLARILPAKLPGLRRLPARVSVRTTTRAADGQFVLGRPDGDPRVVVAGGGGAYGLQYATGIGDALADLVRGVETAVPVDFLGPDRLR, encoded by the coding sequence ATGACTCAGTGGGATGCGGATGCGGCGGTCGTGGGACTCGGCGCCTGGGGCGCCTCGGCGCTGTGGAGGCTGGCCGGCCGGGGCGTCGACGTCATCGGCTTCGACCGGTTCACACCCGGCCGTGCGCCCGGATCGTCGTACGGCGCGGGGATGTTCCGGCTGTGCTGCTCCGAGAACCCGGCGCTCGTGCCGCTCGCCCGGCGCTCGCACGCGCTGTGGTCGGAGCTCGAAGAGGCCTCGCGGAAGCGGTTGTTCGTGCCCTCGGGCGGGCTGCTGGTGGGCCCGGAGGACGGGCTGGTGGCCGGCGGCGCACTGCGTGCCGCGCGCGAGCACGACATCGATGTCCGGACCTTCACGGCACGTGCGCTGCGCTTCCAGTACCCACGCCACACCGGCGTGCCCGACCACCACATCGGCGTGTGGGAGCCGACCGCGGGGCTGCTGCGGGCCGAGAACGCGGTGCGCGCCGCGCTCTCCCTCGCCCGGACCGCGGGTGCCCGTGTCTTCGCGGACACCCGGATCGTCTCCGTCGAACCCGTCACGGGCGGCGTCCTGCTGCACACCGCCCAGCGCAGCGTGCGTGTCCGGCAGGTCGTGGTGACGGCCGGCGCCTGGCTCGCGGAGCTGGTGCCCGGCCTGCCGCTGGAGACGGTCCGGATGCCGGAGACCTGGTTCCGCCCGCTCGAGGACGACGGCAGTTTCACGCTGGAGGAGTTCCCCGCCTTCGTCCGCGAACTCGACGACGGCCGGGTGCTGCGCGGCAGCGGTTCGGAAGGCGGTGATGACGTCCGGCTGAGCCTGGAGGACCGCGAGGTGACGGCCAAGCCACTGGACCCGGACGAGATCGACCGCGGCGTGGCGTACGACGACTGGTCCGACCTGGCGCGCATCCTGCCGGCGAAGCTCCCGGGCCTGCGGCGGCTGCCGGCCAGGGTCTCGGTGCGGACGACGACCCGGGCCGCCGACGGGCAGTTCGTGCTCGGCCGTCCCGACGGGGACCCGCGCGTCGTCGTCGCCGGCGGTGGCGGCGCGTACGGCCTCCAGTACGCCACCGGCATCGGCGATGCCCTCGCCGATCTCGTCCGCGGGGTGGAGACCGCGGTGCCGGTGGACTTCCTCGGGCCGGACCGCCTCCGCTGA
- a CDS encoding GNAT family N-acetyltransferase has translation MTSWTLAREAFDSPDATGLRRDYYADVASSYWQRPATDREIDEGLAGDGVELLTPPTGTFVVGRYGGEAASCGGVLLLDDGRAELTRVFVRPAFRGRKGAGMLMELLEVEARTLGAQRMVLNTRLDLLAARALYVRHGYAEIPAYCTGPYMQIWYGKELRAAAA, from the coding sequence ATGACGTCCTGGACCCTGGCCCGCGAGGCCTTCGACTCACCCGACGCGACCGGCCTGCGCCGTGACTACTACGCCGATGTGGCGAGCAGCTACTGGCAACGGCCCGCGACCGACAGGGAGATCGACGAGGGACTGGCCGGCGACGGCGTCGAACTGCTCACCCCTCCCACGGGGACGTTCGTCGTCGGCCGGTACGGCGGCGAGGCCGCGTCCTGCGGCGGGGTGCTGCTGCTGGACGACGGGCGCGCCGAGCTGACCCGCGTGTTCGTGCGCCCGGCCTTCCGTGGCCGCAAGGGCGCCGGGATGCTGATGGAGCTGCTGGAGGTCGAGGCCCGTACGCTCGGCGCCCAACGCATGGTCCTCAACACCCGTCTCGATCTCCTGGCGGCGCGTGCGCTGTACGTACGGCACGGCTACGCCGAGATCCCGGCGTACTGCACCGGTCCCTACATGCAGATCTGGTACGGCAAGGAACTGCGCGCGGCGGCTGCCTGA
- a CDS encoding HNH endonuclease family protein, with product MPGIYARQGRRISVLAATSALAVTGLLATAPTAQAAPPTPVSAATARTYLSQLTVRAEGSSSGYSRDLFPHWSTQSGACNTREVVLKRDGKNVVQDSSCAATSGSWYSEYDGATWSAAADVDIDHIVPLAEAWRSGANSWTTTRRGSFANDLTRPQLIAVTDNVNQSKGDQDPAEWMPSRTAYRCTYARMWVQVKQYYAMSVDSAEKSALQSVLNGC from the coding sequence ATGCCCGGTATCTACGCGCGTCAAGGCCGCCGCATATCCGTTCTCGCCGCCACCTCCGCCCTCGCCGTCACCGGTCTCCTGGCGACCGCCCCCACCGCCCAGGCCGCCCCGCCCACTCCGGTCAGCGCCGCCACCGCACGCACCTACCTCAGCCAGCTCACGGTGCGGGCGGAAGGTTCCTCCAGCGGCTACAGCCGCGATCTGTTCCCGCACTGGAGCACCCAGTCGGGCGCCTGCAACACCCGTGAGGTCGTCCTCAAGCGCGACGGCAAGAACGTCGTACAGGACTCCAGCTGTGCCGCCACCAGCGGCAGCTGGTACTCGGAGTACGACGGCGCCACCTGGTCCGCCGCCGCCGATGTCGACATCGACCACATCGTTCCGCTCGCCGAGGCCTGGCGCTCCGGCGCGAACAGCTGGACCACGACCCGCCGAGGGTCGTTCGCCAACGACCTCACCCGTCCGCAGCTGATCGCCGTCACCGACAATGTCAACCAGTCCAAGGGCGACCAGGACCCCGCCGAGTGGATGCCCTCGCGCACCGCGTACCGCTGCACGTACGCCCGGATGTGGGTACAGGTGAAGCAGTACTACGCCATGAGCGTCGACTCCGCCGAGAAGAGCGCACTGCAGTCCGTGCTGAACGGCTGCTGA
- a CDS encoding DoxX family protein, which produces MANTQLTSRLNQYQPYALGLFRIVVGLLFACHGANTLFGVITDGETIAAGSWPKGPAAVIELIGGTLVLLGIGTRSAAFLCSGAMAYAYFSVHQPEGLFPLENSGGEPVLFCWAFLLLIFTGPGALAVDKLFAARGTNRSEGEQRTTVSA; this is translated from the coding sequence ATGGCCAACACCCAGTTGACCTCCCGGCTGAACCAGTACCAGCCCTACGCCCTCGGCCTGTTCCGCATCGTCGTGGGCCTGCTCTTCGCCTGCCACGGCGCCAACACGCTCTTCGGCGTCATAACCGACGGCGAGACGATCGCGGCCGGCAGCTGGCCGAAGGGACCCGCCGCGGTGATCGAGCTGATCGGCGGCACCCTGGTGCTCCTCGGGATCGGAACCCGCAGCGCCGCGTTCCTCTGCTCCGGCGCGATGGCGTACGCGTACTTCTCGGTGCACCAGCCGGAGGGCCTCTTCCCTCTGGAGAACAGCGGTGGCGAGCCGGTGCTGTTCTGCTGGGCCTTCCTGCTCCTGATCTTCACCGGCCCGGGCGCGCTCGCGGTGGACAAGCTGTTCGCGGCGCGTGGCACGAACCGCAGCGAGGGCGAGCAGCGGACCACGGTCTCCGCCTGA
- a CDS encoding ABC transporter permease translates to MLLPVNVTFGAVLAVLLAVAATVAAVAHLGRAREIAVAGVRAAVQLAAVSLVIGWVVRSLSLLFAFVLLMYAVAVRTAGRRITANRTWWWAALPIAAGVFPVVAALLLTGLVPVKGIALIPVTGILIGGALTVTVLSGRRALDELSLRRGEVEAGMALGLLDRDARLEVARPAASDALLPGLDQTRTVGLVTLPGAFVGMLLGGASPLLAGAVQLFVLVGLMAVQAAAVAVLLELVARGVLHREEE, encoded by the coding sequence GTGCTGCTGCCGGTGAACGTCACATTCGGGGCGGTTCTGGCCGTACTGCTCGCCGTGGCGGCGACGGTCGCGGCCGTCGCCCATCTCGGCCGGGCTCGGGAGATCGCGGTCGCGGGAGTGCGGGCCGCCGTCCAACTCGCCGCCGTTTCCCTGGTCATCGGCTGGGTCGTCCGGTCGCTGTCGCTGCTGTTCGCCTTCGTGCTGCTGATGTACGCCGTCGCCGTACGGACCGCCGGGCGGCGCATCACGGCCAACCGGACCTGGTGGTGGGCCGCACTCCCGATCGCCGCGGGTGTCTTTCCCGTCGTCGCGGCGCTGCTGCTCACCGGGCTGGTGCCGGTCAAGGGCATCGCGCTGATCCCCGTGACCGGGATTCTCATCGGCGGGGCGCTCACCGTGACCGTGCTCAGCGGGCGGCGCGCGCTGGACGAGCTCAGCCTGCGGCGCGGCGAGGTGGAGGCGGGGATGGCGCTCGGGCTGCTGGACCGCGACGCCCGGCTGGAGGTGGCCCGCCCGGCCGCGTCGGACGCGCTGCTGCCGGGGCTCGATCAGACGCGGACGGTGGGGCTGGTCACGCTCCCGGGCGCGTTCGTGGGCATGCTGCTCGGCGGGGCGTCACCGCTGCTGGCAGGCGCGGTGCAGCTGTTCGTGCTGGTCGGACTGATGGCGGTGCAGGCGGCGGCGGTGGCGGTGCTGCTGGAGCTGGTGGCGAGGGGGGTGCTGCACCGTGAGGAGGAGTGA
- a CDS encoding MFS transporter, whose amino-acid sequence MAQEVGTPAVSPAPGEGQNRRSVMVAIGALLFGMLLAALDQTIVSTALPTIASELGGLDHLSWVVTAYLLASTAATPLWGKLGDQYGRKKLFQAAIVIFLIGSALCGIAQNMPQLIGFRALQGLGGGGLIVLSMAIVGDIVSPRERGKYQGLFGGVFGATSILGPLLGGFFTEHLTWRWVFYINLPIGIVALLVIAAVLHIPSRSARHTIDYLGTLLIAAVATCLILVASLGGTTWPWASAQIITLAVAGLLLLYVFVRVERRAAEPVIPLKLFHIRTFTLVAIISFVVGFAMFGAMTFLPTFLQVVQGVSPTLSGVHLLPMVLGMLLTSTASGQIVSRTGRWKVFPIAGTGITALGLVLLHRLTETSSTWEMSAYFFVFGAGLGLVMQVLVLVVQNAVTYQDLGVATSGATFFRSIGASFGVAIFGTIFNSRLASMLTEALAGKTLPSGAGPSELAADPRAIGELPPALRPSVLHAYSTAITDVFLFAVPVVLVAFVVAWFLKEDPLRASVTAPDPSQTVASNPVERSSLEEAARALSVLGSREGRRHIYEKITAKAGYDLTPAASWLLLRIRRHGTVEPGLLADATPVPLRTITDAARLLEERHLARREGLQLLLTEEGLESAVRLAKAREESLSELLGDWWGPERPTDLVQLVEELNAELCGSDGERPYSPPPKRDHAA is encoded by the coding sequence ATGGCGCAGGAAGTGGGCACCCCGGCCGTGAGCCCGGCCCCCGGGGAGGGGCAGAACCGGCGCAGCGTCATGGTCGCCATCGGAGCGCTGCTGTTCGGCATGCTGCTCGCCGCGCTCGACCAGACCATCGTCTCCACCGCGCTGCCGACCATCGCCAGCGAACTCGGCGGGCTGGACCATCTGTCCTGGGTGGTCACCGCCTATCTGCTGGCCTCCACCGCGGCCACCCCCCTGTGGGGCAAACTCGGCGACCAGTACGGCCGCAAAAAGCTCTTCCAGGCCGCGATCGTCATCTTCCTGATCGGCTCCGCGCTGTGCGGCATCGCGCAGAACATGCCGCAGCTCATCGGCTTCCGCGCCCTCCAGGGCCTCGGCGGCGGCGGGCTGATCGTGCTGTCCATGGCGATCGTGGGGGACATCGTCTCGCCCCGGGAACGCGGCAAGTACCAGGGCCTGTTCGGCGGTGTCTTCGGCGCGACGAGCATCCTCGGTCCCCTGCTCGGCGGCTTCTTCACCGAACACCTCACCTGGCGCTGGGTCTTCTACATCAACCTGCCCATCGGCATCGTCGCCCTGCTCGTCATCGCCGCCGTCCTGCACATCCCCTCACGCTCCGCCCGGCACACGATCGACTACCTCGGCACCCTGCTCATCGCGGCCGTCGCCACCTGTCTGATCCTCGTCGCCTCGCTCGGCGGCACGACGTGGCCCTGGGCGTCCGCCCAGATCATCACCCTTGCGGTGGCCGGGCTGCTGCTGCTCTACGTCTTCGTGCGGGTCGAGCGGCGGGCGGCCGAACCCGTGATCCCGCTGAAGCTCTTCCACATCCGCACCTTCACGCTCGTCGCGATCATCAGCTTCGTCGTCGGGTTCGCGATGTTCGGCGCGATGACCTTCCTGCCGACGTTCCTCCAGGTCGTCCAGGGCGTCAGCCCGACCCTGTCCGGGGTGCATCTGCTGCCGATGGTGCTGGGCATGCTGCTCACCTCCACCGCGTCCGGCCAGATCGTCAGCCGTACCGGCCGCTGGAAGGTCTTCCCGATCGCCGGCACGGGGATCACCGCGCTCGGCCTCGTGCTGCTCCACCGGCTCACGGAGACCAGTTCGACCTGGGAGATGAGCGCGTACTTCTTCGTCTTCGGGGCCGGACTCGGCCTGGTGATGCAGGTGCTCGTGCTGGTCGTGCAGAACGCGGTCACCTACCAGGACCTCGGCGTCGCCACCTCGGGCGCGACCTTCTTCCGCTCCATCGGCGCGTCGTTCGGCGTCGCCATCTTCGGGACGATCTTCAACAGCCGGCTGGCGAGCATGCTCACCGAGGCGCTCGCCGGAAAGACGCTGCCGTCGGGCGCGGGGCCGTCGGAGCTGGCCGCCGATCCCCGTGCCATCGGCGAACTGCCGCCCGCGCTGCGTCCGTCGGTACTCCATGCGTACTCCACGGCCATCACGGACGTCTTCCTCTTCGCCGTGCCCGTGGTGCTCGTCGCGTTCGTCGTCGCCTGGTTCCTCAAGGAGGACCCGCTGCGTGCCTCGGTCACCGCGCCCGACCCCAGCCAGACGGTCGCGTCGAACCCGGTGGAGCGCTCGTCCCTGGAAGAGGCCGCACGTGCCCTGTCGGTCCTCGGCTCGCGCGAGGGACGGCGGCACATCTACGAGAAGATCACCGCGAAGGCGGGGTACGACCTCACCCCCGCGGCCAGTTGGCTGCTGCTGCGCATCCGCCGCCACGGGACGGTGGAGCCGGGCCTGCTCGCCGACGCCACGCCCGTGCCGCTGCGGACCATCACCGACGCCGCCCGACTGCTGGAGGAACGTCACCTCGCCCGTCGTGAGGGGCTCCAGCTGCTGCTGACCGAGGAGGGTCTGGAGAGTGCCGTACGGCTCGCCAAGGCCCGTGAGGAGTCGCTGTCCGAGCTGCTCGGCGACTGGTGGGGCCCGGAGCGGCCGACGGACCTGGTGCAGTTGGTCGAGGAGCTGAACGCCGAGCTGTGCGGCTCGGACGGCGAACGGCCCTACAGCCCGCCACCGAAGCGCGATCACGCCGCCTGA